The Sorangiineae bacterium MSr11367 genome window below encodes:
- a CDS encoding chitobiase/beta-hexosaminidase C-terminal domain-containing protein codes for MLRLNVGTIAMAMTMAMTSVGLIGCADETNSSGMDTRRPDADLPRDVVLTPEYQPGEGTFEAPQNVTIMTATEGATIHYTLDGSPPDATSVVYTVPLVLASTTTLKAIALKPGLSDSQVRTGTFTIQIPSNTVAPVQFEPNAGNHSNDVAVTLASGTPNATICYTLDDSVPACSVEARCTSGTPADGSPVPVTKTATRIRAIACKSGMLDATPTQADYTLTAAKPTFEPRPETYDPSHPVPVTLATTTQGGQIHYTTDGTTPYCGGTPSFPEKGTIPAFKADTTVRAIACKGNYAESDVVTMKYLGAICVGNFDVTNRTELEALSRCTEITGNLDIKTEDVSDLAPLSHLALVRGTMYVGRNTNLRSLHGLEALTEVDGTFWITDNRALESLDGLSALQTVGRVFIVSADSVLEWNAPATLTTVGALRIHGLKLRHLTGFAGLKEIREDFEIASTNLTEFTGMPALTRIGAHVSFRGNSELASISGFENVREVGGDFFVGSALWNPTRFVAFPNLTTIGGSLFVAFERTLTELNFASLETIRGALDLADLPALTSLQGFPKLNRVGDLYVEFGFGFANLKGLEHLTTIDHAFWVKDTTGLVDLVGLENLTTAEAIYIIESSLQSLRGLDRLTRLDGLSIALSIYMRDNYALTEIGGLDALTHVAGGVVLERNPHFAGFSGFHSLAFVGGELDISNCGELANLAGLEALQSIGGNLTLFRNRLLDSVDGLSGLSQLGGNFSMRENQTLPMCQPTKLADRLKAGGYTGTIEIRNNGGTGTCN; via the coding sequence ATGCTTAGGCTTAACGTAGGAACCATCGCGATGGCGATGACGATGGCCATGACGTCCGTGGGCCTCATCGGCTGCGCGGATGAGACGAATTCGTCGGGCATGGACACGAGGCGGCCGGATGCGGACCTGCCGCGGGATGTGGTGCTCACACCGGAGTACCAGCCGGGCGAGGGCACGTTCGAAGCACCGCAGAACGTGACCATCATGACGGCCACCGAGGGGGCAACCATCCATTATACATTGGATGGAAGCCCACCCGACGCCACGTCGGTGGTGTACACGGTACCGCTCGTTCTTGCGTCCACGACGACGCTGAAGGCGATCGCTCTCAAGCCCGGATTGTCCGATTCGCAGGTTCGGACGGGCACATTCACCATCCAGATTCCGTCGAACACGGTCGCGCCCGTCCAGTTCGAGCCCAATGCGGGCAACCACTCGAACGACGTTGCGGTGACGCTGGCCAGTGGCACACCCAACGCAACCATCTGTTACACCCTCGATGACTCCGTGCCTGCATGCTCCGTGGAGGCGCGATGCACCTCAGGCACACCAGCGGATGGCTCACCGGTTCCGGTCACCAAGACGGCCACGCGGATTCGCGCGATCGCGTGCAAGAGCGGCATGCTCGACGCCACGCCGACCCAGGCCGACTATACGTTGACCGCGGCAAAGCCGACGTTCGAGCCGCGACCGGAAACGTACGACCCCTCGCATCCGGTCCCGGTGACATTGGCGACCACCACGCAGGGCGGTCAAATTCACTATACGACGGACGGAACCACACCATATTGCGGTGGCACCCCGAGCTTTCCCGAGAAGGGGACGATCCCCGCATTCAAGGCTGATACCACGGTTCGGGCGATTGCCTGCAAAGGGAACTATGCCGAGAGTGACGTCGTCACGATGAAATACTTGGGGGCGATCTGCGTCGGCAACTTTGACGTGACCAACCGAACCGAACTCGAGGCCCTGTCTCGTTGCACGGAGATCACCGGGAATCTGGACATCAAAACCGAGGACGTGAGCGATTTGGCGCCGCTGAGCCACCTGGCACTCGTACGCGGAACCATGTACGTGGGAAGGAACACAAACTTGCGTTCCCTGCACGGCCTCGAGGCTCTGACCGAGGTCGATGGTACGTTCTGGATCACGGACAATCGGGCACTCGAGAGCCTCGATGGTTTGTCCGCACTGCAGACCGTCGGTCGGGTGTTCATCGTTTCAGCAGATTCCGTCTTGGAATGGAACGCGCCTGCAACGCTGACCACCGTAGGCGCGTTGAGGATCCATGGGTTGAAACTTCGGCATCTCACTGGCTTTGCTGGCCTCAAGGAGATTCGAGAGGATTTTGAGATTGCCAGTACCAATCTGACGGAGTTCACCGGTATGCCCGCATTGACCAGGATTGGGGCCCACGTCTCGTTTCGAGGCAACAGCGAGCTCGCAAGCATTTCAGGGTTCGAGAATGTGCGTGAAGTGGGGGGCGATTTCTTCGTGGGCTCCGCCCTCTGGAACCCCACGCGATTCGTGGCATTTCCGAACCTCACCACCATCGGCGGGAGCCTGTTCGTCGCGTTCGAGAGAACGTTGACGGAGTTGAATTTTGCGAGTTTGGAAACCATCCGGGGTGCTCTTGACCTGGCCGACCTACCCGCATTGACATCGCTTCAGGGCTTTCCCAAGTTGAATCGCGTTGGGGACCTGTACGTGGAGTTCGGGTTCGGTTTCGCGAACCTGAAGGGACTCGAGCACCTGACGACGATCGACCATGCCTTCTGGGTAAAAGACACGACCGGGCTGGTCGATTTGGTCGGCCTCGAGAACCTGACCACGGCCGAGGCCATTTACATCATCGAGAGCTCGCTTCAGAGCCTGCGCGGACTGGACAGGTTGACGAGACTCGACGGGCTCAGCATCGCTCTTTCGATCTACATGCGCGACAACTACGCGCTCACGGAGATCGGGGGCCTCGATGCACTCACCCATGTCGCGGGTGGGGTGGTGCTCGAGCGTAACCCCCACTTCGCTGGGTTCTCGGGCTTTCACTCCCTGGCCTTCGTGGGCGGAGAGCTGGACATCTCCAACTGCGGCGAGCTTGCGAACCTGGCCGGCCTCGAGGCACTCCAGTCGATCGGTGGGAACCTCACGCTTTTTCGCAATAGGTTGCTCGACAGCGTCGATGGCCTCTCGGGCCTTTCGCAACTCGGGGGCAACTTCTCCATGAGGGAGAACCAGACGCTGCCCATGTGCCAGCCCACGAAGCTCGCCGATCGACTCAAAGCCGGCGGCTACACGGGCACGATCGAAATCCGCAACAACGGCGGCACGGGCACCTGCAACTAA
- a CDS encoding fatty acid desaturase family protein, producing the protein MFKVKDVLSHDEIRALTARSDAAGFWAVGSTWAIIALAFAVLARWPHPMTFVLAVVVLGGRQLALSILMHEAAHRSLFARRAGNDVLTDWLCARPVWNDVARYRKHHAMHHAHTGTDLDPDRSLADPFPVSRRSLVRKFARDLVGITAVKRVIGLVLMDLEVLEYTVAANVTRRPRNGRRFFDYAKAGLRNGGGMLLTNGALAGVLAATGHLWLYSAWVVAYFTTFSLFVRIRSLAEHACTERGADPFRNTRTTQAGFLARLTVAPCHVNYHIEHHLLVAVPYYRLPKLHRLLRARGAIGEVVPNYAAVLAIVTA; encoded by the coding sequence ATGTTCAAGGTCAAAGACGTCCTTTCGCACGACGAGATCCGCGCGCTCACGGCGCGGTCCGATGCCGCGGGCTTTTGGGCCGTTGGCTCCACGTGGGCCATCATCGCACTGGCGTTCGCGGTCCTCGCGCGCTGGCCGCACCCGATGACCTTCGTGCTCGCGGTGGTCGTATTGGGTGGCCGCCAGCTCGCGCTGTCCATCTTGATGCACGAGGCGGCGCATCGTTCGCTGTTCGCCCGGCGCGCGGGGAACGACGTGCTCACGGATTGGCTCTGCGCCCGCCCCGTGTGGAACGATGTGGCGCGCTACCGCAAGCACCACGCGATGCACCATGCCCACACGGGTACGGATCTCGATCCGGACCGTAGCCTCGCGGATCCCTTTCCGGTGTCGCGCCGCTCGCTCGTGCGCAAATTCGCGCGCGATCTGGTGGGCATCACCGCGGTCAAACGTGTCATCGGCCTGGTGCTGATGGATCTCGAGGTGCTCGAGTACACGGTGGCCGCGAACGTGACACGCCGCCCGCGCAATGGCCGGCGTTTTTTCGACTACGCGAAGGCGGGTTTGCGCAACGGCGGGGGCATGCTGCTCACCAATGGCGCGCTCGCGGGCGTGCTCGCCGCAACGGGGCACCTCTGGCTCTATTCGGCGTGGGTGGTCGCGTACTTCACGACGTTCAGCCTTTTCGTGCGCATTCGTTCGCTCGCCGAGCACGCATGCACCGAGCGCGGGGCCGATCCGTTCCGCAATACCCGAACGACGCAGGCGGGCTTTCTCGCGCGCCTCACCGTGGCACCGTGCCATGTGAATTACCATATCGAGCACCATCTCTTGGTCGCGGTGCCCTACTACCGATTGCCCAAGCTGCATCGTCTGCTCCGCGCCCGCGGCGCCATCGGCGAGGTCGTGCCGAACTATGCCGCGGTGCTGGCCATCGTCACGGCGTAG